The following are encoded together in the Glycine max cultivar Williams 82 chromosome 8, Glycine_max_v4.0, whole genome shotgun sequence genome:
- the LOC100804070 gene encoding putative hydrolase C777.06c isoform X2 yields MESALIFLGTGSSGSVPCMRCLIDPSDPPCPVCAYSLSFPPHLNPNYRCNSSLLIDYYCRSDATHKYILIDAGKTFRETALRWFVFHHIPRVDSLQIVLTHEHADAVLGLDDVLAVQPFSPTNDIDPIPVYLTQHSMDSVEKRFPYLVQKKHKEGQEMRRVALLCWNIIADDCNRPFFASGLKLIPLPVMHGEDYICLGFLFGEKNRVAYISDVSRIPASTECVISKSGAGQAGQLDLLILDALEKTGSPNVHFCLPQTLETVKRLCPKQTLLIGMNHKFDHHKDNEFLMEWSRREGLSVQLAHDGLRVPINL; encoded by the exons ATGGAATCGGCATTGATATTTCTGGGAACGGGAAGTTCGGGGTCGGTTCCTTGCATGAGGTGTCTCATTGACCCTTCGGATCCTCCATGTCCTGTATGTGCTTACTCTCTCTCCTTCCCACCTCACCTCAATCCTAACTACag GTGCAATAGCTCTCTGTTAATCGATTATTACTGTCGAAGCGATGCCACTCACAAATATATACTGATTGATGCTGGTAAGACCTTCAGGGAGACTGCACTTAGGTGGTTTGTTTTCCATCACATTCCCAGAGTAGATTCT TTGCAGATTGTTTTGACTCATGAACATGCTGATGCTGTCCTTGGATTGGATGATGTGCTTGCTGTGCAGCCGTTTAGTCCCACAAATGATATTGATCCCATCCCCGTTTACTTAACTCAGCATTCAATGGATAG CGTCGAAAAGAGGTTCCCTTATTTGGTTCAGAAAAAACACAAAGAAGGTCAAGAAATGAGAAGGGTGGCTCTGCTTTGCTGGAACATAATTGCTGATGATTGTAATCGGCCATTTTTTGCATCAGGCTTAAAATTGATTCCTTTGCCA GTAATGCATGGAGAGGATTATATCTGTTTGGGATTTCTTTTTGGTGAGAAAAATAGGGTGGCTTATATATCAGATGTTTCACGGATTCCAGCTAGTACAGAGTGTG TCATTTCGAAAAGTGGGGCTGGACAGGCAGGACAGTTGGATCTTCTTATATTGGATGCGTTGGAAAAG ACTGGATCACCTAACGTTCACTTTTGTCTTCCACAG ACTCTTGAAACTGTAAAGAGGTTATGTCCAAAGCAAACCCTATTGATAGGAATGAATCACAAGTTTGATCACCACAAGGACAATGAGTTTTTAATGGAATGGTCCAGAAG GGAAGGACTATCAGTGCAGCTTGCTCACGATGGTTTGAGAGTTCCCATAAACTTATAG
- the LOC100804070 gene encoding putative hydrolase C777.06c isoform X1 encodes MESALIFLGTGSSGSVPCMRCLIDPSDPPCPVCAYSLSFPPHLNPNYRCNSSLLIDYYCRSDATHKYILIDAGKTFRETALRWFVFHHIPRVDSLQIVLTHEHADAVLGLDDVLAVQPFSPTNDIDPIPVYLTQHSMDSVEKRFPYLVQKKHKEGQEMRRVALLCWNIIADDCNRPFFASGLKLIPLPVMHGEDYICLGFLFGEKNRVAYISDVSRIPASTECVISKSGAGQAGQLDLLILDALEKTGSPNVHFCLPQVSSAFFKMMFTLFIYVPDGEISLFVISQTLETVKRLCPKQTLLIGMNHKFDHHKDNEFLMEWSRREGLSVQLAHDGLRVPINL; translated from the exons ATGGAATCGGCATTGATATTTCTGGGAACGGGAAGTTCGGGGTCGGTTCCTTGCATGAGGTGTCTCATTGACCCTTCGGATCCTCCATGTCCTGTATGTGCTTACTCTCTCTCCTTCCCACCTCACCTCAATCCTAACTACag GTGCAATAGCTCTCTGTTAATCGATTATTACTGTCGAAGCGATGCCACTCACAAATATATACTGATTGATGCTGGTAAGACCTTCAGGGAGACTGCACTTAGGTGGTTTGTTTTCCATCACATTCCCAGAGTAGATTCT TTGCAGATTGTTTTGACTCATGAACATGCTGATGCTGTCCTTGGATTGGATGATGTGCTTGCTGTGCAGCCGTTTAGTCCCACAAATGATATTGATCCCATCCCCGTTTACTTAACTCAGCATTCAATGGATAG CGTCGAAAAGAGGTTCCCTTATTTGGTTCAGAAAAAACACAAAGAAGGTCAAGAAATGAGAAGGGTGGCTCTGCTTTGCTGGAACATAATTGCTGATGATTGTAATCGGCCATTTTTTGCATCAGGCTTAAAATTGATTCCTTTGCCA GTAATGCATGGAGAGGATTATATCTGTTTGGGATTTCTTTTTGGTGAGAAAAATAGGGTGGCTTATATATCAGATGTTTCACGGATTCCAGCTAGTACAGAGTGTG TCATTTCGAAAAGTGGGGCTGGACAGGCAGGACAGTTGGATCTTCTTATATTGGATGCGTTGGAAAAG ACTGGATCACCTAACGTTCACTTTTGTCTTCCACAGGTTAGTTctgcatttttcaaaatgatgtttacACTATTTATTTATGTCCCTGATGGTGAAATATCATTATTTGTAATTTCACAGACTCTTGAAACTGTAAAGAGGTTATGTCCAAAGCAAACCCTATTGATAGGAATGAATCACAAGTTTGATCACCACAAGGACAATGAGTTTTTAATGGAATGGTCCAGAAG GGAAGGACTATCAGTGCAGCTTGCTCACGATGGTTTGAGAGTTCCCATAAACTTATAG